Part of the Streptomyces sp. HSG2 genome, CGCTCCCCCAGCGCCGGGGTCCGCGACCGGCCTGACGGCCCCGAGGGGCGTGCCGTGCCCGCGGGCCGCGTCCCGCGGCCGGTGTCCGCCGGTCTCCGCCCGCTCCCGCCTGCCGGGGTGCGCGGGGCAGTGGGGCGTCCGTTCCCCGTCTCTCGCCTCCGGTGCCCCCCGCCGCTTCGCCTCGGGATCGAGCACGCCTTGCCAGCGCCTCTCCTCCTCCCCGCCGCGACTTCCGCGTGACCCGATCTCCTCGATCGACGCCCCGGGGCATCTTTCCGGTCACTTTGTCGATACGGCCACTTTCGGAATCTTTGCGACATCGCGCCGCCGCAGGTCGTAACCGTTCGAGCTTCGAATGATCGACAGCCTGTCCGAATTGTTCTGATTGTTACTCACCGGATAGTGATCACTCTCTAAAGGCCGACCGGCACGCTGCCGAAGACGACTGTGACCTTGCAAGCACGGTTCGTCCCGGCTTCTTCCCCACGAGCCGACCCCGTCCCCGCACTCCAGGAGGCCTGGTGTCCGTTCTTCTCGAGCAGCCCGCAAGCCTGGTCGCCTACCGCCCGAACAAGCCCACCGCCATGGTGGTCGTCGCCGACCCCCGCGTCCGCTCCACCGTCACCCGCCACTTGTGGGCGCTCGGCGTGCGCGACGTGATCGAGGCCTCGTCCATCGCGGAGGCTCGTCCCCGCGTCGGCAACCCCCGTGACATCTGTGTGGCCGACGTCCATCTCCCCGACGGTTCCGGCCTGACGCTCCTGTCGGAGACCCGAGCCGCGGGCTGGCCGAACGGTCTCGCCCTGTCCGCCGCGGACGACATCGGCGCCGTTCGCAACGCCCTGGCGGGCGGGGTGAAGGGCTACGTCGTCACCGGCACGCGGACCAACCTCGGCCTGCCCGGCCGCCCCGGCGCCGCCCCCATCGGCGCCGCCGCGGCCCGCCTTCACCGCCGCCCCCCGGGTGCCCCGAGCCACCCGGGTGGCTACCGCGAACTGTCCGGCCGTGAGGTGGAGGTGCTGCGACTGGTCGCCGAAGGCCAGTCGAACAAGGCGATCGGGGTCTCCATGGGACTGTCCGCGCTGACCGTCAAGAGCCACCTCGCCAGGATCGCCCGCAAGCTCGGCACCGGGGACCGCGCCGGAATGGTGGCCGTGGCCCTGCGGACCGGCATCATCCACTGAGCACGCCCCCGCGGGGCCTCGCGCCGTGCTCCCCCTCCCCGTCTCCCTCCCTCGCCCCGACCCGCCCTCCGGTCGGCTCCCGCCTCTCCCCCCCGGCAGCCGCCCGCCATGGCCGGTTCCCCTCCCTCCCGGGCCCGTCGACGGAACGTTCCGTCGACGGGCCCGGCCCGCGCACGGATACCCTTGACAGGTGACCGACGCCCACGAAACCGCAGCAGACCGTCCCCTGCGCACCACCGGAGGCGCCCCTCCGGACGAGCCCGGATCTCCTGCCCAGGCGCCGACCCCCTTGCTGGAACCCGGGGAGGGCGTCCCACCGGTCGTGGCCGACCCGGCCGCGCTGGCCGAGACGATCGAGGCGTTCGCGGCGGGCTCGGGCCCGGTCGCCGTGGACGCGGAGCGCGCCTCCGGCTACCGCTACGGCCAACGCGCCTACTTGGTCCAGATTCGCCGGCAGGGGGCCGGCACCGCCCTGATCGACCCCGTGGCCTGCCCCGACCTGACCGCGCTGGGCGGGGTCCTGGCGGACGCGGAGTGGGTGCTGCACGCCGCCACCCAGGACCTGCCGTGTCTGCGGGAGATAGGAATGGCACCCGCCACTCTGTTCGACACCGAGCTGGCCGGTCGACTGGCCGGCTTCCCCCGGGTCGGCCTCGGCGCCATGGTGGAGGGGGTTCTCGGCTACACGTTGGAAAAGGGCCACTCCGCCGTCGACTGGTCCACCCGCCCCTTGCCCGAGCCCTGGCTGCGCTACGCCGCCCTGGACGTGGAACTCCTGGTGGACCTGCGCGACGCGCTGGAGAAGGATCTGGAGCGGCAGGGCAAGCTGGAATGGGCCCGACAGGAGTTCCACGCCATCGCCTCCGCGCCACCACCCGAACCGCGGCGCGACCCCTGGCGCCGCACCTCGGGCATGCACAAGGTACGGCGACGCAGGCAGTTGGCGGTCGTCCGCGAGCTGTGGCAGGCGCGGGACCTCGTCGCCAGGCGCCGGGACGTGTCGCCCGGGAAGGTGCTGTCGGACGCGGCGATCGTGGAGGCCGCCCTCGCGCTGCCGACCGACGCCCGGACCCTCGCCGCGCTGAACGGCTTCGGCCGGGTCAACCGTCGCCAGTTGGAGCAGTGGCAGTCCGCCGTGGACCGGGCCAGGTCTCTGCCCGAGTCCCGTTTGCCGCACCCCGGACAGGCCGTGCCCGGACCTCCGCCGCCACGGGCCTGGGCCGACAAGGACCCGGTCGCCGCCGCCCGCCTGACCGCCGCGCGCGGTGCCGTGACGGCCCTGGCGGAGCGACTGGACCTGCCGCCGGAGAACCTCGTCACCCCCGACACGGTCCGCCGGGTGTGCTGGGAGCCACCGGCCGTCGTGTCCGCCGAGACCGTGGCCGACGCGCTGAGCGCGCACGGGGCCCGCCCATGGCAGGTCCGACTGGTGACACCCCTTCTCACGGCCGCGCTGGCGACCTGACCCGGCGTGGTCGTGCCCCGTCGGCGGGCACGACGCTCGGGGCCGCTCGCCGTCCGCCGCCTCGGCGGGCTTCGCCGGCCGCGACACCCGGGCCGGCCGGTTCGGCCGGCAGGGGTGTGACGTTCACCGCTCCAGGCGAGGGGGCTGTGCAGCTACGTTACCCATAAGTAGCATGTGCCTGAGCGGACGCTCAGCGTGCCGCGGCAGTGCCACCCAGCACCCTGGAGGAGAGCCATCGTGCCTCGTACCGTCAGGGACGTCGTCTTCGTCGACGGCGTCCGTACCCCGTTCGGCAAGGCGGGCCCGAAGGGCGTCTACCACGAGACCCGCGCCGACGACCTCGTCGTGAAGGCGATCCGGGAGCTGCTGCGACGCAACCCCGGTCTCGACCCCAAGAAGATCGACGAGGTCGCCATCGCCGCGACCACGCAGATCGGCGACCAGGGACTGACCATCGGCCGCACCGCCGGCATCCTCGCCGGCCTGCCCCAGTCCGTCCCCGGCTACTCCATCGACCGGATGTGCGCGGGCGCCATGACCGCGGTGACCACCACCGCCGGTTCCATCGCCTTCGGCGCCTACGACGCCGTCATCGCCGGTGGTGTCGAGCACATGGGCCGCCACCCGATGGGCGAGGGCGTGGACCCGAACCCGCGGTTCGTCAGCGAGAAGCTCGTGGACGAGTCCGCCATGTTCATGGGGATGACCGCGGAGAACCTCCACGACCGCTACCCCCACATCACCAAGCGCCGGGCCGACGAGTACGCCGTGCGCTCCCAGGAGAAGGCCGCCAAGGCGTACGCGGACGGCAAGATCCAGCAGGACCTGGTCCCGATCTCGGTGCGCCGCACCAACCCCGAGGGCGGCGAGACCGGCTGGGGCCTGGTCACGACCGACGAACCGATGCGTCCCGGGACCACGCTGGAGAACCTCGAAGGCCTCAAGACCCCCTTCCGCGTGCACGGTCGGGTCACCGCGGGCAACGCGGCCGGCCTGAACGACGGCGCCACCGCCTCGGTCATCGCCTCCGAGGACTTCGCGCGCGAACACGGCCTGCCGGTCAAGATGCGTCTGGTCTCCTACTCCTTCGCCGGCGTAGAGCCCGAGGTGATGGGCTACGGCCCGATCCCCGCCACGGAGAAGGCGCTGGCCCAGGCCGGACTGTCCATCTCCGACATCGGCCTGTTCGAGATCAACGAGGCCTTCGCCGTGCAGGTGCTGGCCTTCCTCGACCACTACGGCATCGCCGACGACGACCCGCGCGTCAACCAATACGGCGGCGCGATCGCCTTCGGCCACCCCCTGGCCTCCTCCGGCGTGCGGCTGATGACCCAGCTCGCCGCCCAGTTCGAGGAGCGGCCCGAGGTCCGCTACGGCCTCACCACCATGTGCGTCGGCTTCGGCATGGGCGCGACCGTCATCTGGGAGAACCCGCACTTCGAGGGGGACAAGTGAGCACCACCGCAGAGCTGCTGAAGGGTGCCGCCGAGTTGTTTCCCGGCGAGGTCGTCACCCAGGCGCACGTACGCCACCTCGACCTCCCCCTGGGGGCCGGGCGCTTCGCGCTGATCACGCTGGACAACGGCCACGACCACACCAAGCCGACGACGTTCGGCCCCCAGTCGCTGGGGAACCTGGACGCCGCGCTGGACCAGGTGGAGCGCGAGGCCGCCGCCGGCGAGATCGTCGGCGTGGGCGTCACCGGAAAGCCGTTCATCTTCGCCGTCGGCGCCGACCTCAAGGGCGTCGAACTTCTCAAGGAGCACCAGGACGCGCTCGCCATGGGCAAGGGCGGCCACGACGTCTTCAAACGCCTGGCCTCGCTCGGGGTGCCGACCTTCGCCTACTACAACGGCGCGGCCATGGGCGGGGGCGTCGAGGTGGGCCTGCACTGCACCTACCGGACGGTCTCCTCGGCGGTGCCCGCCTTCTCGCTGCCCGAGGTCTTCCTCGGCTTGGTCCCCGGCTGGGGTGGCTGCGTGCTGCTGCCGAACCTGATCGGCCCGGAGAAGGCCGTCTCGGTGATCATCGAGAACAGCCTGAACCAGAACAAGCAGCTCAAGGGCGCGCAGGTCCACGAGCTCGGGATCGCGGACGCCATCTTCGAGGGCGCCGACTTCCTGGAGCAGTCGCTGATCTGGACAGCGGCCGTCCTCAAGGGCGAGATCCGCGTCGAGCGCCCGGCGATCGACCGCGGCGAGGCCTGGGACCAGGCCGTGGCCCGCGGGCGGGCCATCGCCGACGCCAAGGTGCACGGCGCCGCACCGGCCGCCTACCGCGCCCTGGACATCATCGCCGCGGCCAAGGACGGCGACACGCAGCGAGGCTTCGACGCCGAGGACCAGGCGCTCGCCGACCTGATCATGGGCGGTGAGCTGCGGGCCGGCATCTACGCCTTCAACCTGGTGCAGAAGCGCGGCAAGCGGCCCGTCGGCGCGCCCGACAAGAGCCTGGCGCGCCCGGTCACCAAGGTGGGTGTCGTCGGGGCCGGGCTGATGGCCTCACAGCTGGCGCTGCTCTTCCTGCGCCGCCTGGAGGTGCCGGTCGTGCTGACCGACATCGACCAGGAGCGCGTCGACAAGGGCGTCGGCTACGTCCACGCCGAGATCGACAAGCTGCTCGGCAAGGGACGCATCGGCCAGGACAAGGCCAACCGGCTGAAGGCACTGGTCAGCGGGGTCCTGGACAAGGCCGAGGGCTTCGCGGACGCGGACTTCGTCATCGAGGCCGTCTTCGAGGAGATGGGCGTCAAGCAGCAGGTGTTCGCGGAGGTCGAGGCGGTCGCCCCGGCGCACGCCATCCTGGCCACCAACACCTCCTCCCTGTCGGTCTCCGAGATGGCCGCGAAACTGAAGCACCCCGAGCGGGTGGTCGGCTTCCACTTCTTCAACCCGGTCGCCGTGCTGCCGCTGCTGGAGATCGTCCGGGGCGACGAGACGGACGACGCCTCCCTGGCGACGGCCTTCTCCGTCGCCAAGAAGCTGAAGAAGACCGCCGTGCTGGTCAAGGACGCGCCGGCGTTCGTCGTCAACCGGATCCTGACCCGCTTCATGGGAGAGATCCAGAACGTCATCGACGAAGGCACACCGGTTCCCGTCGCCGAGCGGGCCGTCGAGCCGCTCGGCCTGCCGATGTCGCCGCTGGTCCTGCTGGAGTTGGTCGGCCCGGCAATCGGCCTGCACGTCTCGGAGACCCTCAACAGGGCCTTCCCGGACCGCTTCACCGTCTCGCCCAGCCTCAAGGCGGTCGTCGAGGCCGGCAAGCGGGGGTTCTACGTCCACGACAGCGGCAAGCCGGAGCTGGACCCGGAGGTGACGGCGCTGCTGAAGCAGGGCGACACCGTCCTGACCGAGGAGCAGGTGCGGACCCGTGTCCTGGACGCGGTCGCCCGCGAGATCGGCCTGATGCTGGAAGAGGGCGTCG contains:
- a CDS encoding response regulator transcription factor, which codes for MSVLLEQPASLVAYRPNKPTAMVVVADPRVRSTVTRHLWALGVRDVIEASSIAEARPRVGNPRDICVADVHLPDGSGLTLLSETRAAGWPNGLALSAADDIGAVRNALAGGVKGYVVTGTRTNLGLPGRPGAAPIGAAAARLHRRPPGAPSHPGGYRELSGREVEVLRLVAEGQSNKAIGVSMGLSALTVKSHLARIARKLGTGDRAGMVAVALRTGIIH
- a CDS encoding acetyl-CoA C-acyltransferase, with product MPRTVRDVVFVDGVRTPFGKAGPKGVYHETRADDLVVKAIRELLRRNPGLDPKKIDEVAIAATTQIGDQGLTIGRTAGILAGLPQSVPGYSIDRMCAGAMTAVTTTAGSIAFGAYDAVIAGGVEHMGRHPMGEGVDPNPRFVSEKLVDESAMFMGMTAENLHDRYPHITKRRADEYAVRSQEKAAKAYADGKIQQDLVPISVRRTNPEGGETGWGLVTTDEPMRPGTTLENLEGLKTPFRVHGRVTAGNAAGLNDGATASVIASEDFAREHGLPVKMRLVSYSFAGVEPEVMGYGPIPATEKALAQAGLSISDIGLFEINEAFAVQVLAFLDHYGIADDDPRVNQYGGAIAFGHPLASSGVRLMTQLAAQFEERPEVRYGLTTMCVGFGMGATVIWENPHFEGDK
- a CDS encoding ribonuclease D; protein product: MTDAHETAADRPLRTTGGAPPDEPGSPAQAPTPLLEPGEGVPPVVADPAALAETIEAFAAGSGPVAVDAERASGYRYGQRAYLVQIRRQGAGTALIDPVACPDLTALGGVLADAEWVLHAATQDLPCLREIGMAPATLFDTELAGRLAGFPRVGLGAMVEGVLGYTLEKGHSAVDWSTRPLPEPWLRYAALDVELLVDLRDALEKDLERQGKLEWARQEFHAIASAPPPEPRRDPWRRTSGMHKVRRRRQLAVVRELWQARDLVARRRDVSPGKVLSDAAIVEAALALPTDARTLAALNGFGRVNRRQLEQWQSAVDRARSLPESRLPHPGQAVPGPPPPRAWADKDPVAAARLTAARGAVTALAERLDLPPENLVTPDTVRRVCWEPPAVVSAETVADALSAHGARPWQVRLVTPLLTAALAT
- a CDS encoding 3-hydroxyacyl-CoA dehydrogenase NAD-binding domain-containing protein, which gives rise to MSTTAELLKGAAELFPGEVVTQAHVRHLDLPLGAGRFALITLDNGHDHTKPTTFGPQSLGNLDAALDQVEREAAAGEIVGVGVTGKPFIFAVGADLKGVELLKEHQDALAMGKGGHDVFKRLASLGVPTFAYYNGAAMGGGVEVGLHCTYRTVSSAVPAFSLPEVFLGLVPGWGGCVLLPNLIGPEKAVSVIIENSLNQNKQLKGAQVHELGIADAIFEGADFLEQSLIWTAAVLKGEIRVERPAIDRGEAWDQAVARGRAIADAKVHGAAPAAYRALDIIAAAKDGDTQRGFDAEDQALADLIMGGELRAGIYAFNLVQKRGKRPVGAPDKSLARPVTKVGVVGAGLMASQLALLFLRRLEVPVVLTDIDQERVDKGVGYVHAEIDKLLGKGRIGQDKANRLKALVSGVLDKAEGFADADFVIEAVFEEMGVKQQVFAEVEAVAPAHAILATNTSSLSVSEMAAKLKHPERVVGFHFFNPVAVLPLLEIVRGDETDDASLATAFSVAKKLKKTAVLVKDAPAFVVNRILTRFMGEIQNVIDEGTPVPVAERAVEPLGLPMSPLVLLELVGPAIGLHVSETLNRAFPDRFTVSPSLKAVVEAGKRGFYVHDSGKPELDPEVTALLKQGDTVLTEEQVRTRVLDAVAREIGLMLEEGVVAEAQDVDLCLITGAGWPFHLGGITPYLDREGVGERVNGKRFLPVGVADVPA